In Lolium rigidum isolate FL_2022 chromosome 7, APGP_CSIRO_Lrig_0.1, whole genome shotgun sequence, the DNA window GTTTGTGAGGAGCTCGGCTCAGCGGAAAGAAAATTTTGACAAAATCATTACACAGCTTGGAATAACTTGTGAGAAACAGGTCGCATTGGATGTCAGCACTCGCTGGAACTCAACATATTTGATGATGAAGACAGCAAGTGAGTACATTGCAGCCTTTGATCAATTGGCTGTGCAAGACCTTTCGTTCAAATGTGCACCATCAGCTTCTCAATGGACAATCGCGGAGGAAATTTGCAAGTTGTTAGTTGTTTTCTATGATGCTACGGTGGTAGTTTCTGGTTCACTATATCCTACAAGCAATGCATATTTCAAAATGCTTTGGAGGGTCAAATGGACGTTGGAAAAGGAAGCATCAAATGCGAATGCCACAATCAGATCAATGGTGCTGCATATGAagaagaagttcttgaagtaCTGGAAGCTCTCATACTTAACTATGTGCATACCTATAATACTCGATCCTCGGTGCAAGGTTGAGTTCTTGAACTACAGCTTGAAGGATGATACAGAGCTTGAGGGGCCAAAGTATTTAGCAATCGTGAAGAGGAAATTCAAAGAAATGCTAAGCGCGTATTCATCACAGCAGATTGGTGACTCAGGCATTCGAAATGAACAAGAAAATCAAGCATCATCTTCAAGTGATCCGTGGGCTAGGTGGAGTCAGCATGTGGGTCAACGCAAGCAGCGAACTAAGCAAAGTGAGTATGATATGTACTTGAAAGATGACCTTGTACCTCCAGATGTTGAAATTGATGTTCTGGAATGGTGGATGACCAATGGACATAAGTATCCTACAATTGCACGTATGGCACGTGATGTACTGGCTGTTCCTGCATCTACTGTGGCTTCGGAGTCAGCATTCTCCACTGGAAGTAGGGTGATTAGCGACTACCGTAGTCGTTTGGCTAGCGAAACCATCACGGCATTGATATGCCTGCAAGATTGGATGCGCCCATCAGGTAAACTATTGTCCTCTTGGCTAGTCAATAATGTTATGTTTACTAAATTTACAAATTCTTGTTATGTTTTCAGGTGTAATTGATTCAACGACAATTGTAGAAGATCTGGAGAATGAAGATGAAATTCTCAGGGCTAATACTAATTTCAGGTACGAGCATACCTTAACATGTGCTGCTCTTTGTGGCTAGGTGTTGGGGAAAAGGTTGCAAAGTATATATCCAGAACTGGACACTTTGCAGTTTACTGAACTTGTAGGCTTTCCTAATATCAAGGGTTCCATGTAGGATTTAAGGATGCTCACATGATGATTTTCTAATTTCAGAGTGGAGAGAAACGAGACACAGGTGGACTCTTGATGAACCTGTTCATTTACAATTTGTTGTGTTGTTAAGGTATGCTTTACATCCTTAGTATTAACCATTGTTCCCTGTAGCAGTAACTGAATGAACCAAGTATCCTCCAGAAATTGAGCCTGATTCTGTTGGCTTTGATTTTATCTGTACTAGCTTACTACTGCAGAATTCCATCATGTGAAATATATGGTTTTGTTGCCTGTTTTTTTCAAGTTCAGTTGATTGTTGCTAACCATGTCTTGATTACTGTCTCAGGTTACTGTCTTGGTACTTCTAAGCATGTGGAAGTGTTAAACCAAGGAACCAAGATTCTACTCAAGAGTGGCCTTTCCTGGCAGATGCTTTGACAAGATTTCCTGGCGCAGAACATAATTCCAGCGCTTCCTGCTTGAAGCATACCACAGCATTTTCCTCAAATTGATTTAAGCCGCTAGCTGTAGCTTATGCAGTACTCTATTTCAATGAACTTAGATGGCTCGCTCGATTCTGTACTCAGAAAAACCCTCCAGTACTCTGCTTTTTAATCCTCTGTTTCTTGTTGCTTTTTTTATTCTAGTACTAGTAGTATATTATGTTGCACAGGCCCTGTTTATGTGGATCTTGAGAAACTGTGCATGTGCTGTCTTGTATTAATTCTTCGGCTAGTGTCAAATTTTCTGTTTGCAATTTTTcaatttataatttttttatttgtaatTTCCATGATGGCATATGGGCTCTCAACGAGAAGCATATGTGCACGGAAAGCACAGGAGGCGAACGCAAAGACAGCACTGCGTCATCATCGCGTGAGCAGTACAGAGAAGAATTTTAGTACCGCTAGTTTAAAGAGATTGTTAACATACACCATACGCACCTAAAGGTGGGATATCTGTGGGACAGGTGGGACATCCCACAGGAGGTCACTTAACTTTTCCTGTTGGTGGGATAATAGGGATAGGGACGGTGGGATAAGTGAATGATTAGCCTGGCGGGAGGCGGACGTCCCGATCCCATCCCACCTGAAACGTTAGCTCTGCTCCCACCGCAGCAAACCATGGCTCCATTTTCTTCACCCTCGCTCCTCGCCTCCTCCGGTGCCAACAAGCGCCCCGCCCTCGCCGCCGACGCCTCGGACCCCGCTGAAGATCAACTTCCGCTCCCGCAGGTCAGTACGTGGCTGCTCCCTACGCACTGTCTCCTACTGTACCATGTTGTCACCTGTACGTGCCTGCCACGAACAAGCTAGTCATGTAGTAGCACGTACTGACACGCGCGCGCGCGCCTGCGTGCGGTGGTGATCGCTGACCAGGACGACGGCGTCGCGGCgggcaacaacaacaagagggagCAGCTCGAGTGCCCGCGTTGCAGGTCCCGCAACACCAAGTTCTGCTACTACAACAACTACAGCACCAACCAGCCGCGCCACTTCTGCCGCGTCTGCCGCCGCTACTGGACGCACGGCGGCACGCTGCGCAACGTCCCCGTCGGAGGCGCCTGCCGCCGCGCCGGCAACGGCAAAGGCAGCAACAAGCGCCGCAGGTCCGACGAGCCTGCGCCCTCGCCCTCGCCATCGCCCTCTTCGCCGGCGGCGTACCGGGCGGCGGACGCGCCCCCGGGCTTCCCGTTCCTCACCGACGGCGTGTTCCTGCCGCAGTTCGACCTCGGGCTCGGCAGCGCCGCTGCAGCTCCAGCGGGTTCTCCGTGGATGCCGGCTTCCTCGTCGGCCCCGGGCCTCGACGACGGGCTCACGGCGCCGTGGGGCGGTGCTGCTGATGGGACGCTCCCGGGCAGCGGCGtgtgggacgacttcaccaccgGCCTCGACTTCACCTGGCCGCCtcccccgccaccgccgccagcagCCGGCAACTGATCGATGCCATCGTCATGTCAGCCGGTGCGTTTCAGGCTCCTGTTTTAGCATCGCAGCCTCGATCGGTCAGGTTTACATGAGTAAGTAAGGTAGTAGCTGTGTGCTTACCAGCTTAATCACTCGGTGTGTTCGTCTCAGCCTTGCACGAGCGCTGCTCCATCTTATGGTAGACTCCACTCTCCGTTTGATCTTCTGATGCTTACACAAATGATTTGGTGATTGTTATTTGAATCCAACGAACCATATATGATCTGTCCGTTGCTGCAGCAAGGATGTCACTTGCTCTCTGTAGTGACTCCGTATATTTGCAATAAAAAGTTCAGTTTCTTCCAGTTCACAAGGTCACAGTTGTAGCAGCTCTGATCAATGTTGAACTATCATTGGCAGTaaagaacagaaaaaaaaaacaaggaaacCTGGTGTAATTTCAGCAAGTATCTTTGTATAAGAAAAGAACCATGATATGAACAAATGAATGTGTCGGCTGTTAACCATACAATTACACAGAGCCATGCTTGtatcaaaaataaaaagaataGTGTGGTCTTCGGAGTGAGCTCTTAATGCACTAAAACAGACAGCAAAACGGAGAAAACTTTCAGCTAGTTAAACTCCTAGTAGgtgaactggtgaagaagtgaaGGTATCTGTACAGCAAAGAGCCCAGCAACAGCTCCGCACTCTCACGCCAGCTTTACACTTGAACCGGGAAACCAAAATTCTGGAACACTCTGATTTCTCCTCCTCGTCCTGCCGTGACGATCACCAGACCCCACGCGGACCGGCGCTGGACATCCATGGCCCCGATGCAGAGATCAGACGAGCTGTGACCGGGGCTGCTCTTGGCTGACGGTAACTGCTCGTCGGATAAGGACGGGGATACTGCTTCAACTGCATGATTGCTGGTGCTTGCACCAGCTTCGCAAACTGGGGTCTCCGTGGATCTGATCGCAGTTCCATTTGCCTCGTGCTCATCGTTTCGTGCAGGAGCTTCCGGGACAGAGTTCACTGCACCATCTGAATCACTGTGTCGGCTGCTACGGCACCCAAACGATCCACGGGATTCAGCACCGGGCCACGTGATTGCCACAGTTACGTCTTGGCAGTGGAAATGTTCGTATGAGTTGGTCACGTCAACTGAACTCCTGCTTCTGCTTGGATGGGAACTGTTGTCATGTCTCCAGACATACACATGAGAATCCTCACTGGCACAGACTACATATTTCCCATTTGGAGCCACAGAGGCTGAGATTTGGCTACTTGTATTGCGGAACCCTGGTGGAAAAGTTAAGCGAAATGTAAATGCAAAAGCCCAGATTAACGCTAGTATATTGCTGATCACAAAGGCAAGGAACATATTTTCTCCCTCAAAAGGGAAACAGGATTGGCACAAATCAAATTCCATATAATACATAGTTCATGTGCCCTAGATTTGTGCAAAACAGAAATGTAGTCTGATCATTGAACATTACGTTCAT includes these proteins:
- the LOC124675326 gene encoding dof zinc finger protein DOF3.1-like, whose translation is MAPFSSPSLLASSGANKRPALAADASDPAEDQLPLPQDDGVAAGNNNKREQLECPRCRSRNTKFCYYNNYSTNQPRHFCRVCRRYWTHGGTLRNVPVGGACRRAGNGKGSNKRRRSDEPAPSPSPSPSSPAAYRAADAPPGFPFLTDGVFLPQFDLGLGSAAAAPAGSPWMPASSSAPGLDDGLTAPWGGAADGTLPGSGVWDDFTTGLDFTWPPPPPPPPAAGN